AGAACTCTCCTGGCCTTTGCTATCACTTGTAACAAAGTATCTTTTTGGttagaaacaataaaatgaaacctGTTCTAATTATATGTGAAGCCTGAATTAATATGGGACAAAAGCCAGTCGGGGAGGCAGAAAAAAATTCTAAGGGGCAGTGTTGGCAGGTAATGTAATCATGAATAATCCAGCAAATACTTATGCCCGCCAATTATATCGCAGCTATGATAATCACCAGTTGCCGGCAGCCATAGTACAGCTTGGTGTGCATGTCAACAGTTTTCCTTTTCCTGCCTGCTGCTCGCAAGTGGCATAGCTGCTATCTATAGTACAACTCTATTTTCAGACCATGCAGACATGGTGCCATGGAAGGCTAATAAACCTTTATTTACCGTCCAGTTCTGCGGAAAAAGTGGCGAAACAACAGTCTACATACACGTTGTATTGTCACTTGAGAGCCTGATTTGGGAAGAAAACAGACATCGGTTTAATAGATCATGGAAGTGCCTGAAGGCCTGGGAGTCCACCCGGATATTCGTGCAGAGAATGTGACCCTTGATCAGGAGGACAGAGAGCACCAGACGGGCTGGGTGAGAGTGAGGGTGGAGGAGAGTTGGTTCACTGTGGAACGGGCCTTGCTTGTGAGATGCAGCAACTACTTCTCTGCCCTCTTTCACTCTGGGATGACGGAAAGTCACCAGGACGAGCTCTACCTGAAGGGAGGAGTGCATGCAAGGGGTTTCCTCATTGCCCTTAGTGTCTGCAGGGGAGAGGTCCCCGCTATCAGTGACCCAGATGAGCTTGTAGAAGCTGTAGAGTGTGCTGCATTCCTGCAGATTGCATGTTTGGTGCAGCACCTTTGTGACATTATTGACTCAGACAATTGCCTCTTGCTTTACCATGCAGCATCCATCTTTGGGGTGCATGCACTCTTTCACAATGCTGCTCTTTTCCTTTGTGATGCTTTTGATTATTTGAAGGATGCAGCAGAGAGTTTGATTCCTGAAGACCTTCTTCAATATTCTCAATCATTGGCTCCTGCTTCTTATATTGCTTTGGGCACACACTCTCCTTCAATTGAACTGCTACAGGACTCCTTTAGGGTTGTTTGCTACCTTGATGAAAAAGAGGGAGATTGGAAGCATCTGACAAACCTTCCAACTCTCTGTAGCACCTCCATGGCTGGAGTGGCAGTGCTTGACAATCGATTGTACATTGTGGGGGGAGTTTACGGTTACGGTAAGGACACAGTGGACAGCAGCTTCTGCTACAACCCTGAGTCAGGGGTTTGGACTGTTCTTCCAGGTCCCCAGCAACTAAGATATGACTTCACCCTGCTAGGGCATGAGGGCCGACTCTATGCCATTGGCGGTGAATTCCAAAAACGGATAATATCCACAGCAGAGTGTTATAATGTTGAGAAAGGGGAGTGGACATTTATACAGCATGCACCAAGACCTGTACTATCTGCAGCATGTGCTGTTGCAAGACGGCGGATGTTTGTTTGCTTCTGGAAACCACCAGACACCACAGACATATATGAATACGTACAAGTGAAAGATGAGTGGAAACTTGCAACCACCATGATCAAACCTCAAAGCTATGGCCACTGCATGGTATCTCACAGAGACAATTTATATGTGATGCGCAACGGGCCTTGTGACGACTTCCTGCGTTGTCTAATGGACATCTACAACATCACGACAGGCCAGTGGACAGCCATGCCCGGACACTACATCAACAGCAAGGGGGCACTGTTCTCTGCAATGATCAGGGGGGACTCCGTGTTCACTGTGAAACACATGCTAACTCTTGAATACACCATCACTGGAGATGGGTGGAAGCCCCGCAGGCAGATGAAGGGGTTTCCAAAAAGTGGTTCACTGTGGACGTGTTTACTCAGGCTTCCCAAGAGAGGACCTGTTTTACCACAGCTGGATGCAGATGGGGAGGAAGAAAAGATGTCTTTGCCAGACACATCTGAAGGATTTGTGGAAGCTGTACCGCAACTGTGAAATTACTGAAAAACTGGAAaacaatgatttgtttttacGGGTTTCTAAGCTAGAAATACGAGtctgagatttaaaaaacaatgagacAAACAATTGTACTACTAGACAATTCTGATTGCATAGTAACACAAAGGTTCTTTGTTTCAATGCACTaacactgcacacacatgcacacgtgcTGACACTGCACATTTGTTCTGATTAGCAACAGCTGCTCCAGTAGTTTATTTTAGGGGAGGccactgtgcatgtgtgtgtgtgtgtgtgtgtgtgtgtgtataaagttCAAAGGCACTGACGGGATGTTCTAAACCACTCATTCTCTACGTTTTTCCTGAAGTCACACTGGGCCAATTCAGGAGCCACCGGCCTCCCAGTCGACATAAAACACACCacagctctcacacacacacttctggaTACTCACTTTCCCAGGTTTGTAGCCCCCATGAGTGATTATAATATCTTTCTGTGGTTTCTGCCTCAAGCTTGTGACTCTGAGGGTTGTGGGAAATAGTTTTGGCTTGTATGACCACGGACTGCATTTGTTTTGGTATATAAAAACCCATGGAATTCTCTGGCAACATGTGATATCAATCCATAGTACTTTTTCTTAAGTACACTGGTGCTTACTATAGATAGTAATGTAACAAAAGACCAAATTAATGCAGGTAATTAAAGGTTTGGATTTGTCTTGGGCTCATTTGGCATACTTTTGAAAATCATGATTTGCTCTGAACTTTCCCACATACTTTGTTGAGTTCAACAGTCCTACTGGGGTCAATTACATTATTACCATTCCCACCACAGTGGCAGTggctcaaaaaaacaaatcatttcacATGTTAATCCACTCTGATGCAATAAAGCACTTACTGCTCTAGGGGGCGGCAGGTCGGGAAGGCTCTTCTGTGGGACAGGGACACATTTAGCTGCTTTTCCATTGACCAGGGCATTTGATCTGTCATCTAGGTCATGAAAATACAGAGAGGGAGGTCAGCGgttaacaaaaatgtacattggctgttttgaaatgaatgtaCAGGAATTTGGGATGAATGAAACAACTGGGGAAACAAAATTCTgtcaatttctttaatttaacacTATTTCCAGATGTCCAGATGCGACATAGACGTAACATGTTAAttaagctttagaggtgctgttAAGAAGATTTTGTTGAAAGTCAGGAAAGTTGTTTCCCGTGGTCTCAATCTGTCTACTACACCCAGCCTCTTTCCTCAGACTTTTCACCTAGTTTCTACTTGAATATTGATATGAGGATTAACATTTTCAGTTATAcgtttaactgtattttttgattaaaaaatagtACACTAACATTTTAGTCCAAAATGATTTTCTCTTGCAATTCATCTGAAAGAGAAAGTTTAGGTTTACCAAACGATCAGCGATTTCAGTAAGAACTCTCAATTCTCTCACATCGCCCCCCACTTTCTTTCAGTCTctgtgggagaaaaaaactTGTGGCTTTGATAGCGTCAATGCTGAAAATATGTGTGTTCATTCTAGTGTTAGAGGAAACCACATTCTTCAACACTGTCCAACCAAAACAGGTCAGTCTCAGATGGTGAGGAGCTCTGAAGAAACATACAGGAGTAGGGGTCGGGGGACATAGTGCTGCTTGTGGCAGCTTATGCTCATTTCTGCTACTCACTTGAATCCTTAAGGAGTATAAAATGCAATGACATAACAAGTATGCACTGGTGTTTGACTGaattgactgaaagagacaaaactCAATCCAGCTAAATTTGAAACAATGAGATTTCAGTTATCATAGCAGGTTTAGTGCAGTAGGTAAATGGATATTCCTAGCACTAACATACAAAATGTCAGATTAAACATATGTGTATATCATGCCACAAaactattttaacattttcgGGTTTGTGTGAAATTCTGTTTGTGAACTATGAtgactaataaataaaaatatggcCCTAACCTTCACtataatttaatgaaaatgtaatgcGACCTAAATGGATTAATGTCTGCTACAAAGCGTCAACAGCCATTTTGTGATGCTGTACTTTGGCAAAGtgttgctttgagctaaatgctaacatcagcattctcacaatggcaatgctaaaatgctaaaaatgtaGCCGGTATAACATGTTCACCATCTGATTGtggtgtgttagcatgctaacatttgctaattaacagcagcaaacaaaatacagctgaggctgatggggtAACATTATGACCTGCTAGTGGCTTAAGATGAAGCAAAGGGGTCACCAGTCAGTAGGGTCCATTGTTTCTGCACCATGAATATCTATAGCCCTACTAAAATGTATGGATTCCATCATTCCATAAGCTGTTGTGACAAAGAGCTAAAAGTCTCAACGCCATGTTGGCACTAGAGAAAAAGTcggaggatcaccaaagttacaCATACATGTCCTCTGGAGAACATGGATTTGTGTATaaaaatttcatggcaatccatgtGACAGTTGTTGAattatttcagtctggaccaaagtagtGGTCGGACTGTCATTACCGTCCACAGAGCAACGTAGCAAGGCTAAAAAAGCTATATTCTGACAGAATCCCTCGTTTTCAATAGGTAAGATAGAATCCATTTCTTTATAGATTATATTTCAGCTACttttcagaagaagaagaaaccatCACCAAGTATCAGTATCACAATTTGTAGAGTAACCTTTTGAAACTCACACCTTTGCCTTTGTCCTTCCCAGTAACAACGACTTTGTTCATGTAGATATACTCCTCATCTGCACCTGCATGAAAAGAGTAGACGGTGGTTAACAGTTGACATCAGTATACCTGGAAACTTACATTTTGGCTTGTTACCACAAACACCAACATTGTGTTAAactgaagaaactagaaaaagcTATTTGAATACAACTCAACAAAACACCAGACAAATATGTACCATAGTAATACATGCATGTTTTGCCTCTTTAGATTATAGACTGCTAAAGCCTCTAaatgtgataataataaaagaaggaAGGTGACTGGATGGAGAATGAATGGATCTGTTCCAAGTAACCCATGCTCAGTTAATCTACAGGACAGAAGTCGATGCTTGTCCCAACCTAGGATTCATTACATTGTAGATTTAATCATCAACTCCAAGAGCCCTAGCCCACCTTGACTATACTGTGTACATTCAGGCTAGTGTATTATTGCAAAGACTCAGGTTTGTTCACTCCtcctttattgttattagttGCACTATAGTGAATAGCCTTGAGATAGATCTCTCAGGATTATGTGCACAAAATAActtaaagctatggtgcgtaGTTGCTGTCGCCCCCATGACAACTTCTAAAAACAACACTATTGGCGGGTCAACATGATGCAAGCCTTATGTGATTGTACACGTGCCCCCAAAAACTCGCCAATGCAGTTGACAGCAACTAAGATGGATAGGAGGAAACataatggactcttcagaagaggtaactatcttcacttgagtttctgcgcaAGAAAGTCACCAGCAACACAATCTTATGAACAAAGCAATCCTGAGATGTACAAACAGAGTTATGTTgcgctgatagtcttaattagctttgaagcaactcatttggcaatgacttGAATTTAACAGACGTTTATTCATATTAAAAatttacgcactaaagctttaattcTATACGTAAAATATATGTAAGAAGAGCATGCATATTTCTTGTAGCGCTGATGAAGAGGTTATGACTCCACCTTAGTGCCAAACTTTCATCATGTTTGTCAAAAGTCCAAGATTAAAAGAGGGAACTTGACCCAAACAAGTGGCCTATTGTGTGGACAGATGGGCCTATTATTGACACCCACTCTGACCGTGACTGGCATTCATCGGACATTAGTCAGAAAACTCCTTGCCTGCACAGATAGAGCACTGTGTCAATTTTTTGAAGGTCTTTGATCTTTGAAGGTCTGAAGATCATACagctcatatatatatatatatatatatatatatgatgaaGCTCCTGGTCCATCTGCTAAGACCAATCCAAATGAGTTTGCATAACCAAAAGTATGACtctgattttagttttaaaacatACCTCCAGAATTTATATCCACAAACAAGAATTAGGACAACAGTTTATTTCTTTGCAATCAGTTTTTAGTTGTATAGGCATAAAAAGCCAGAAAGGGTTGTATTTgattaaagtgaaaataataaaacaatacaataataataatatatattttctgcAACTACAATAGGATCACAGGAAATGCTTCACATGGTGAGAGAAGTTAAACATCGCTGAAAAAATGATCAGGGCTGTCATTAGAGACTGAACTTGACTTCTCTTTGCAGTCAAACGTAAATATTTACGGGTCAGGGTGAGCAAGGGTATCATTTGGTCAATAAGCGGAGATGATGAAACCTTATGTCATACACAAGTGAGAAAATGGCTATGTTTGGTTGAACCTTGTTTCTAGCATGAGTAATTACAAGTTGACAAAGACATTGTCATAAAATTGCCACATAAACAGTTTGAAGGAATATCTTTTCTCAAGCAATAAACTCTGCGGTTTCAGAGTAGCGGGCTCCAGCTGGTTACTATAAACTGTTATGGGAATTTGTTCTGGATTTCCTAGGAAAGTCAttgaatttaatattttagcTGACTTAGAGATTATACCCTGAgatgaaatcaaacaaaactCTAACCTTGAGTGATACTCTAGAGAAGCTTTCTTCTTTGAAATAGATATTGCAAGATGAAACCAAACAACAGCAGATACAAACTATGTTTTGCCTGTACAGTGAAAACAGACTTTTGGGGAACAGAGTTGAACTGCTATTTATAAGCTGCTGCTCAAAGGAAGTGAGCGTCCCCAGAGGATAAATGTAGCTTCGGAAAAATGATACAGCTTGGAGCCAGGAGAGGAAGTACAGAAAGAGGAGTCCAGGACCTGAACATGGAAAAGCATgactgctggtgtgtgtgtgtgtgtgtgtgtgtttcggtAGGCAGTTGTGTGTgagggacagagaaagacaaagaacgAGTAGTATTACAACTTATGTTTGCTTTTTCAATccaaaaatgaaagtaaaagacATGGCCAGAAAATTGTTATAAAGATCAACATAAAGTAAAGATATCTGTTTTCAATAGTTTGCATTTTTTCCTAAATGACACAGGGTTAACATTTCTGAAGGAACAACGGCGTGTAATTTATTCTTAATTAATCACACACCTAGGGACTGAGGCTTGTGTGGGACTGGTTCACATCGTAACTTATTAACTTCCAGGCGCCATAAATCACATCAGCACCACCAGCATTtgccacattttcattttgagtgTCAGAGCCAGTGAGCAAGAACATAAACTTGTCTTTAGCTGTTTGACAGGATACGTTAACAACCCATGCATCATTTTATGATGAAGGAAGAGGCACTTTGTTTATATCTTGCTTGtaagcatgaaaaaaataacctcattcattcacaacatttacaacatgaCATAAACAACGTCAATTGGTAAATTTTGCAAGGAAAGTATAAAAGCAGGCCAAAGTGTTTAATTCAGCCgcaacagtgttgttttttagcaaacaaaaaTGGGATAAAAGACCCTAAATGTCTTTGTTAACAGAAACCGGCAAGAGtataattattacataataCATAAAACTTAAGTGGGTTGCTTGATAGTCAGCAATGTAATTGTGGGAAATGCAGGGCATGACCACATGTTACATAAGGTGCTTTGCATAAAGGCAAAGTAACTTCCAGTGACCCATATTTAAAGATTTGTGGTTAAACCTCAACTAATGTAACTGTCATGCAATaccaaatacaaaacattaagAAATAGAAATAAGGAACACTGAGGAAATATTTcagacaatttattttaatcattttagaaATGATCAAGTTCTCATTGGAAATTGTAATCATCTTGTATGTACCAAGACTAATAGGCTATGGTTGACCTTTTAAATTAGCTTGCCTTAATTAATACAAAGTAACTCTTAGACATTCAGCAGCCTTTGTGGGAGGTAAATGACAGCTCATAACACTGGTCAGACAATGAATGGAAGGAAAATTCACTGTGGTTTACACAATCAAACAACATTTTGGGGGGGAAATACAAATCTTCTTTCAGTTCCCGAGTCATTTCTAATTTGTAATTCAGTTAAACATAGCTTGCATTGCTACATCTACACTCTTAAATACTTTAGAATATAGCTGACCACTC
This sequence is a window from Etheostoma cragini isolate CJK2018 chromosome 21, CSU_Ecrag_1.0, whole genome shotgun sequence. Protein-coding genes within it:
- the LOC117936878 gene encoding kelch repeat and BTB domain-containing protein 13, with the protein product MEVPEGLGVHPDIRAENVTLDQEDREHQTGWVRVRVEESWFTVERALLVRCSNYFSALFHSGMTESHQDELYLKGGVHARGFLIALSVCRGEVPAISDPDELVEAVECAAFLQIACLVQHLCDIIDSDNCLLLYHAASIFGVHALFHNAALFLCDAFDYLKDAAESLIPEDLLQYSQSLAPASYIALGTHSPSIELLQDSFRVVCYLDEKEGDWKHLTNLPTLCSTSMAGVAVLDNRLYIVGGVYGYGKDTVDSSFCYNPESGVWTVLPGPQQLRYDFTLLGHEGRLYAIGGEFQKRIISTAECYNVEKGEWTFIQHAPRPVLSAACAVARRRMFVCFWKPPDTTDIYEYVQVKDEWKLATTMIKPQSYGHCMVSHRDNLYVMRNGPCDDFLRCLMDIYNITTGQWTAMPGHYINSKGALFSAMIRGDSVFTVKHMLTLEYTITGDGWKPRRQMKGFPKSGSLWTCLLRLPKRGPVLPQLDADGEEEKMSLPDTSEGFVEAVPQL